The Mycolicibacterium boenickei genome has a segment encoding these proteins:
- a CDS encoding sensor histidine kinase — MSSPPSARTRFLPGGSLAGRFLVFQLLVVAVVLIAVAAVSVAQSTREFRDVRGQRMIAVAENMASTPIVRDRYDDPFAAQVLAPEVDRAVALSGAELAEIADPAGNVRVSSDPARVGQRLDLSATRADEGRAWSGDTDVDGTHRLVGQVPILAADGAVLAIASVSEPYPSTWELLGGAGERLLIYLGMGAALGMLASWLLSRRINRHTRGLDIAELASLADHREALLHSIREGVVAVNNEGIITVINDSASDLLGIGADAVGRRADQVGLEPAVVTFLLSREGTRADESDVVITTRTRVLALNRRAARSQGQRIGTVTTMRDSTELAALQAQLSSHRSVTDTLRAQTHEFSNQLHTISGLVQLGEFDAVRNLVGTLTRRRAEINEAVTQHVSDAAVAALLIAKTSLAAESGVTLALTDDSHLSALDPALATDVITLLGNLIDNAVDVSVGSAAARVSVRIDDSMGLLLAVSDSGPGVPEHLRESIFSRGVTSKAQVPGGRGIGLALVRLVTAQHGGDVEVTDAPGGGALFVVRLHA; from the coding sequence TTGAGTTCACCACCGTCGGCACGGACGCGGTTTTTGCCGGGCGGCAGCCTGGCCGGGCGTTTCCTGGTGTTCCAGCTGCTCGTGGTCGCGGTGGTGCTGATCGCGGTGGCCGCGGTGTCGGTGGCGCAGTCCACCCGGGAGTTCCGGGATGTGCGGGGGCAGCGGATGATCGCGGTCGCCGAGAACATGGCGTCCACCCCGATCGTCCGGGACCGGTACGACGACCCGTTCGCCGCCCAGGTGCTCGCGCCCGAGGTCGATCGCGCGGTCGCCCTGTCGGGCGCTGAGCTGGCGGAGATCGCCGATCCAGCCGGCAATGTGCGCGTATCGTCCGATCCCGCTCGGGTGGGACAACGACTCGACCTGAGCGCCACCCGGGCCGACGAGGGCCGCGCCTGGTCCGGCGACACCGACGTCGACGGCACGCACCGGCTGGTGGGCCAGGTCCCGATCCTGGCCGCCGACGGCGCGGTGCTGGCGATCGCCTCGGTGAGCGAGCCGTACCCGTCGACGTGGGAGTTGTTGGGCGGTGCCGGTGAGCGGCTGCTGATCTACCTCGGAATGGGCGCCGCGCTCGGCATGCTCGCGTCATGGCTGTTGTCACGCCGGATCAACCGCCACACCCGCGGCCTGGACATCGCCGAGCTCGCCAGCCTGGCCGATCACCGGGAAGCCCTGCTGCACAGCATCCGGGAAGGCGTGGTGGCGGTGAACAACGAGGGCATCATCACGGTGATCAACGACAGCGCGTCCGACCTACTGGGCATCGGCGCGGACGCCGTGGGTCGCCGCGCCGACCAGGTCGGCCTGGAACCCGCCGTGGTCACATTCCTGTTGTCCCGCGAGGGAACTCGCGCCGACGAATCCGACGTGGTGATCACCACCCGTACCCGGGTGCTCGCGCTCAACCGCCGCGCGGCCCGCAGCCAGGGCCAGCGCATCGGTACGGTGACCACCATGCGTGACAGCACCGAGCTCGCCGCACTCCAGGCTCAACTGTCCTCACACCGCAGCGTGACCGATACGCTGCGGGCCCAGACTCACGAGTTCTCGAATCAGCTGCACACCATCTCGGGGCTGGTGCAGCTGGGTGAGTTCGATGCGGTGCGGAACTTGGTCGGCACCTTGACCCGGCGTCGCGCGGAGATCAACGAGGCTGTCACCCAACATGTCTCCGATGCCGCCGTGGCGGCGCTGCTGATCGCCAAGACGTCGCTGGCCGCCGAGAGCGGGGTCACCCTCGCCCTGACCGACGACAGCCATCTCAGCGCGCTCGACCCGGCCCTGGCGACCGACGTGATCACGTTGCTGGGCAACCTGATCGACAACGCCGTGGACGTGTCCGTCGGCTCGGCCGCCGCCCGGGTGAGTGTACGTATCGATGACTCGATGGGGCTGCTGCTGGCCGTCTCTGATTCGGGACCCGGTGTGCCCGAACATCTTCGGGAATCCATCTTCTCCCGCGGCGTCACCTCGAAGGCTCAGGTACCCGGCGGCAGGGGCATCGGGTTGGCCCTGGTGCGCCTCGTGACCGCCCAGCACGGCGGCGATGTCGAAGTCACCGACGCGCCCGGTGGCGGCGCCCTGTTCGTGGTGAGGCTGCATGCGTGA
- a CDS encoding Bug family tripartite tricarboxylate transporter substrate binding protein — translation MRFRRLGAALMVAVVALMLVTACGVTRGDQSRGLHRLRMMVPNSPGGGYDLTARTAVKIMEDTDITGRIEVFNVIGAGGTVAMARLMNEKGNDDLMMMMGLGVVGAVYTNGSSARASDATALAKMVEEQEGILVPGDSPFRTIGDLVAAWKADPAKVTVGGGSSPGGPDHLFPMETARAVGLDPRKVNYITYDGGGDLLTALLGKKIAAGTTGLGEFVDQIEAGQVRVLAVSGAQRVEGIDAPTLTEAGIDLTFTNWRGILAPPGISGEAKDAMVRALTDLHGTQQWRDALVKNGWSDAFSTGADFEQFLRDQDQRVSTTLNELGLL, via the coding sequence ATGAGGTTTCGACGTCTAGGTGCCGCGCTGATGGTGGCCGTGGTCGCACTGATGCTGGTGACGGCGTGCGGTGTCACCCGCGGTGACCAATCCCGCGGGCTGCACCGGCTGCGCATGATGGTGCCCAACAGTCCCGGCGGCGGCTACGACCTGACCGCGCGCACCGCGGTGAAGATCATGGAAGACACCGACATCACCGGACGCATCGAGGTCTTCAACGTCATCGGGGCCGGCGGCACCGTGGCGATGGCGCGGCTGATGAACGAAAAGGGCAATGACGACCTCATGATGATGATGGGGCTCGGCGTCGTGGGGGCCGTCTACACCAACGGCTCCTCGGCTCGCGCATCGGACGCCACGGCGCTGGCCAAGATGGTCGAGGAGCAGGAAGGCATTCTGGTGCCGGGCGATTCGCCGTTCCGCACCATCGGCGATCTGGTCGCGGCCTGGAAAGCCGATCCGGCCAAGGTCACGGTCGGCGGCGGTTCCTCGCCGGGCGGGCCGGATCACCTGTTCCCGATGGAAACCGCACGTGCGGTCGGACTGGACCCGCGCAAGGTCAACTACATCACCTACGACGGCGGCGGCGACCTGCTGACGGCCCTGCTGGGCAAGAAGATCGCGGCGGGCACCACGGGGCTCGGTGAATTCGTCGACCAGATCGAGGCCGGGCAGGTCCGGGTGCTGGCCGTGTCGGGTGCCCAACGGGTCGAGGGGATCGATGCTCCCACCCTGACGGAGGCCGGCATCGACCTCACCTTCACCAACTGGCGCGGAATACTGGCGCCGCCAGGCATTTCCGGCGAGGCCAAGGATGCGATGGTGCGCGCCCTGACCGACCTGCACGGCACCCAGCAGTGGCGCGACGCGCTGGTCAAGAACGGCTGGAGTGACGCGTTCAGCACCGGTGCGGACTTCGAACAGTTCCTGCGGGACCAGGACCAACGCGTCTCCACGACGCTGAACGAATTGGGGTTGTTGTGA
- a CDS encoding tripartite tricarboxylate transporter TctB family protein produces the protein MKVDKAQYLVCAVLVAVGGFLIYDALTLTSGFAKVDPVGPRAFPLGIGIVLVLLALVLAFAIPRGSVGEADAGEDVDPNMPGDWRTVGLLVGLFVLVIVLVKPLGWAITGALLFAGAATILGNRHYVRNLAIGAVLSVASFYAFYSGLGIPLPAGILDGIL, from the coding sequence GTGAAGGTCGACAAGGCCCAGTATCTGGTGTGTGCGGTCCTGGTGGCCGTCGGCGGGTTCTTGATCTATGACGCGCTCACCTTGACGAGCGGGTTCGCCAAGGTCGACCCCGTTGGGCCGCGGGCGTTTCCACTGGGGATCGGGATCGTCCTGGTGTTGCTCGCGCTTGTCCTCGCGTTCGCGATCCCGCGCGGTTCGGTCGGTGAGGCCGACGCGGGCGAGGATGTCGACCCGAACATGCCGGGGGACTGGCGCACGGTGGGTCTGCTGGTCGGACTCTTCGTGCTGGTGATCGTCTTGGTCAAACCGTTGGGGTGGGCCATCACCGGCGCCCTGCTGTTCGCCGGGGCGGCAACGATTCTCGGCAATCGCCACTACGTCCGAAACCTCGCAATCGGCGCGGTGCTGTCGGTGGCGAGCTTCTACGCGTTCTACTCCGGGCTCGGAATCCCGCTGCCCGCAGGCATTTTGGACGGGATTCTGTAA
- a CDS encoding tripartite tricarboxylate transporter permease, whose translation MNNFEWLLQGFAEAATPMNLLYAVIGVLLGTAVGVLPGIGPAMTVALLLPVTYNVSPSAAFIMFAGIFYGGMYGGSTTSILLNTPGESSSVITAIEGNKMAKAGRAAQALATAAIGSFVAGAIGTALLAAFAPPISRFAVTLGAPSYLAIMLFALVAVTAVLGSSKLRGAISLFLGLAIGVVGIDFLTGQPRATFGLPQLSDGIDIVVIAVAIFALGEALWVAAHLRRRPADVIPVGRPWMSRKDFARSWKPWLRGTAYGFPFGALPAGGAELPTFLSYITEKRLSKHPEEFGKGAIEGVAGPEAANNASAAGTLVPMLSLGLPTNATAAVMLTAFVSYGIQPGPTLFEKEPLLIWTLIASLFIGNFLLLVLNLPLAPLWAKLLRTPRPYLYAGILFFATLGALAVNVQPLDLALLLVFGLLGLMMRRFGLPVLPLIIGVILGPRIERQLRQSLQLGGGDWTSLFTEPVAIVTYVLMAILLLMPLVLKLMHRSEETLLIVEDDVDQQEKAGQL comes from the coding sequence ATGAACAACTTCGAATGGTTGCTTCAGGGGTTCGCCGAGGCCGCGACTCCCATGAACCTGCTGTATGCGGTGATCGGGGTGCTGCTGGGCACCGCGGTCGGCGTGCTGCCGGGCATCGGCCCGGCCATGACGGTGGCGCTGCTGCTGCCGGTCACCTACAACGTCAGCCCGAGTGCCGCGTTCATCATGTTCGCCGGGATCTTCTACGGCGGGATGTACGGCGGGTCGACCACCTCGATCCTGCTGAACACCCCTGGTGAATCCTCGTCGGTCATCACCGCGATCGAGGGCAACAAGATGGCCAAGGCGGGCCGGGCCGCCCAGGCCCTGGCCACCGCCGCGATCGGCTCGTTCGTCGCAGGCGCGATCGGCACCGCGCTGCTGGCCGCGTTCGCACCACCGATATCGCGGTTCGCCGTGACCCTCGGCGCGCCCTCCTATCTGGCGATCATGCTGTTTGCCCTGGTCGCGGTCACCGCCGTGCTGGGCTCGTCCAAGCTGCGCGGCGCGATCTCACTGTTTCTGGGACTGGCGATCGGGGTCGTCGGCATCGACTTCCTCACCGGTCAGCCACGCGCCACCTTCGGTCTGCCCCAGCTGTCCGACGGCATCGACATCGTCGTGATCGCCGTGGCGATCTTCGCGCTCGGCGAGGCGCTGTGGGTGGCGGCGCACCTGCGCCGGCGGCCCGCCGATGTGATCCCGGTGGGGCGGCCGTGGATGAGCCGGAAGGATTTCGCCCGGTCGTGGAAGCCGTGGCTGCGGGGCACCGCCTATGGGTTCCCGTTCGGTGCGCTGCCTGCCGGCGGCGCCGAGCTGCCGACCTTCCTGTCCTACATCACCGAAAAGCGGCTCTCGAAGCATCCCGAGGAGTTCGGCAAGGGCGCGATAGAGGGCGTCGCCGGCCCGGAGGCGGCCAACAACGCCTCGGCGGCGGGCACCCTGGTGCCGATGCTGTCGCTGGGACTGCCCACCAATGCCACCGCGGCGGTGATGCTGACCGCGTTCGTGTCCTACGGAATCCAGCCAGGACCAACGCTTTTCGAGAAGGAACCGTTGCTGATCTGGACGCTGATCGCGAGCCTGTTCATCGGCAACTTCCTGCTGCTGGTGCTCAACCTGCCACTCGCGCCGCTGTGGGCCAAGCTGCTGCGCACCCCGCGGCCGTACCTGTACGCGGGCATCCTGTTCTTCGCCACGCTGGGGGCGCTCGCGGTCAACGTGCAACCGCTGGATCTGGCTCTGCTCCTGGTGTTCGGTCTGTTGGGTCTGATGATGCGCCGGTTCGGATTGCCGGTGCTGCCGTTGATCATCGGTGTGATCCTCGGCCCGCGGATCGAACGCCAACTGCGCCAGAGCCTGCAACTCGGCGGCGGTGACTGGACGAGCCTGTTCACCGAACCCGTGGCGATCGTCACCTATGTGCTGATGGCGATCCTGTTGTTGATGCCGTTGGTACTCAAGCTGATGCACCGCAGTGAGGAGACGCTGTTGATCGTCGAGGATGATGTGGATCAGCAGGAGAAGGCAGGTCAACTGTGA
- a CDS encoding universal stress protein, whose amino-acid sequence MIVIGYTADAFGIAAVEHGIAEAALRGTSLLVINATSGEAYVDSRFARSGQVHDVEERLRESGVPFELRQPVGVDAATELLDAMDAADAELLVIGIRHRSPVGKLLLGSVSQQLLLECPKPVLAVKPTHH is encoded by the coding sequence GTGATTGTGATCGGCTATACCGCAGACGCTTTCGGTATTGCCGCGGTCGAGCACGGTATCGCCGAGGCCGCCCTGCGGGGCACCAGCCTGCTGGTGATCAATGCGACCTCGGGTGAGGCCTATGTGGATTCGCGGTTCGCCCGCTCCGGCCAGGTCCACGATGTCGAGGAGCGGTTGCGGGAGAGCGGCGTGCCGTTCGAGTTGCGCCAGCCCGTGGGAGTCGACGCGGCCACCGAATTGCTCGATGCGATGGACGCGGCCGACGCCGAGTTGCTGGTGATCGGTATCCGGCACCGTAGCCCCGTGGGCAAGTTGTTGCTGGGCAGCGTGTCGCAACAACTGCTGCTGGAATGCCCGAAACCGGTGCTGGCGGTCAAGCCCACCCATCACTAA
- a CDS encoding bifunctional nitrate reductase/sulfite reductase flavoprotein subunit alpha: MADGAAPGSVPDKTHRTACSYCGVGCGIEVTTRVDDGRTVIARVSGDKLHPTNLGRLCTKGAMHAEMMAADDDRLTSALLRPTRADEQQPTPVDDAVAEAGRRLRAIVAEHGPDAVALYVSGQMTLEAQYLATKLAKGFLRTVHIESNSRLCMASAGTGFKQSLGADGPPGSYTDFDRADLFFVTGANMADCHPILFLRMADRLKAGAKLIVVDPRRTATAERADLFLQIKPGTDLALLNGLLHLLLANGDIDHEFIAEHTTGWEAMPEFLADYPPDRVAEITGISEADIRTAAAMIAEAGEWMSCWTMGLNQSTHGTWNTNAICNLHLATGAICRPGSGPMSLTGQPNAMGGREMGYMGPGLPGQRSVLAADDRTFVETRWGLEPGTIRSEVGPGTIGMFEQMEQGKIKACWIICTNPVASVANRKTVINGLETAELVIVQDAYRSTATNHYADILLPAALWAESEGVMVNSERNLTLLSPSVAPLGQARPDWQLICQVAAQLGFAEHFDYQSAEEVFDEIRRFANPKTGYDLRGAGYERLRRTPLQWPVPPVEGSGGQDDRNPIRYLNDGVSQEEFVDADGHRPRLAFATPSRRAVFHPRPHLDAAELPDDDYPMVLNTGRLQHQWHTMTKTGKVDKLNKLNPAPFVEIHPLDALDLDIVEGQPVEVTSRRGRAVLPAKVSDRVRPGNCFAPFHWNDEHGEYLTVNAVTNDAVDPDSLQPEFKVCAVSLRPVRTVDGTPAVHPLAAEMGLGAAHKPALSQDEKIYLAGFFTGLPEDPVGVPVLPALAPLSARVRLWVDGVLAGRYSRTGDGAPGERSVPGGPLVLWASQTGTAEEFAAGLAGRLDGATLVNMDDLALADLATARDILVVTSTFGDGGPPDNGADFWSRLQAPDAPQLHGVRYAVLGIGDKSYDNFCGHAKSLDQRLADLGATKLLDRADCEAYDDEPMRRWADSVTTVLTGATPVPAVVGGGIRTVIPTEPDEFTRAKPILAVLARNELLTAPSAAKEVRQFGFDISEYDVSYSVGDSLGVYASNDPAVVDSWLVATALNPDSVIEVDGVEQSLRDALIASYDICRVTPDLLRFVADTCTDKSAAKILRNSGERRSNWLHNRNGLDVVTEFAVHAEPEQWQEVLVRLTPRNYSISSSPLVSPHEVQTTVSVVRYRGPGGAARGGVCSTFLSDRAAAAPVFVQHSPHFRPPEDPSAPMIMVGPGTGVAPFRGFLQERRALGHGGRNWLFFGDQHRGENFYYRDDLEDMVSDGFLSRLDLAFSRDQADRVYVQHKMLERGAELWRWLDDGAHFYVCGDASRMAKDVDATLTTILRAHGGMSEDAARDYKRELVAQKRYVRDVY, encoded by the coding sequence ATGGCGGACGGCGCGGCCCCGGGTTCGGTCCCGGACAAGACACACCGGACTGCGTGTTCGTACTGTGGCGTCGGTTGCGGTATCGAGGTCACTACCAGGGTCGATGACGGCCGAACGGTGATCGCCCGGGTCAGCGGCGACAAGCTGCACCCCACGAATCTCGGGAGGCTGTGCACCAAGGGGGCGATGCACGCCGAGATGATGGCCGCCGATGACGATCGGCTCACGTCCGCTTTGCTGCGGCCCACGCGTGCGGACGAGCAGCAGCCGACGCCGGTGGACGATGCAGTAGCCGAGGCGGGACGCCGGCTGCGGGCCATCGTCGCCGAGCACGGCCCCGATGCCGTCGCCCTCTATGTGTCCGGCCAGATGACGCTGGAGGCGCAGTACCTGGCCACCAAGCTGGCCAAGGGCTTTCTGCGTACGGTGCACATCGAATCGAATTCCCGGCTGTGCATGGCCAGTGCCGGCACCGGGTTCAAACAGTCGCTCGGTGCCGACGGGCCGCCAGGCTCCTACACCGACTTCGACCGGGCCGACCTGTTCTTCGTCACCGGTGCGAACATGGCCGACTGCCATCCGATCCTGTTCCTGCGCATGGCCGATCGGCTCAAGGCCGGCGCCAAACTCATCGTGGTGGACCCGCGCCGGACCGCGACCGCCGAACGCGCCGACCTGTTCCTGCAGATCAAACCGGGAACCGATCTGGCCCTGCTCAACGGTCTGCTGCACCTGCTGCTGGCCAACGGCGACATCGACCACGAGTTCATCGCCGAACACACCACGGGCTGGGAGGCGATGCCGGAATTCCTGGCCGACTACCCGCCGGATCGGGTCGCCGAGATCACCGGGATCTCCGAAGCCGACATTCGCACCGCCGCGGCGATGATCGCCGAGGCCGGGGAGTGGATGAGCTGCTGGACCATGGGGCTCAACCAGAGCACGCACGGAACCTGGAACACCAACGCGATCTGCAACCTGCACCTGGCCACCGGCGCCATCTGCCGGCCGGGCAGCGGCCCGATGTCGCTGACCGGCCAGCCCAATGCCATGGGCGGCCGTGAAATGGGCTACATGGGGCCGGGCCTGCCCGGCCAGCGGTCGGTGCTCGCGGCCGACGACCGGACGTTCGTCGAGACGCGGTGGGGCCTCGAACCCGGCACCATCCGCTCCGAGGTGGGCCCGGGCACCATCGGCATGTTCGAACAGATGGAGCAGGGCAAGATCAAGGCCTGCTGGATCATCTGCACCAATCCCGTTGCCAGCGTGGCCAACCGGAAGACCGTGATCAACGGCCTGGAGACCGCAGAGCTGGTGATCGTGCAGGACGCCTACCGGTCCACCGCCACCAATCACTACGCCGACATCCTGCTGCCCGCGGCGCTGTGGGCGGAATCCGAAGGCGTCATGGTCAATTCGGAGCGCAACCTGACGCTGCTGTCCCCGTCGGTCGCGCCGCTCGGGCAGGCCCGGCCGGACTGGCAGCTGATCTGCCAGGTCGCCGCCCAGCTGGGTTTCGCCGAGCACTTCGACTACCAGTCCGCGGAAGAGGTCTTCGACGAGATCCGCCGGTTCGCCAACCCCAAGACCGGTTACGACCTGCGCGGCGCCGGCTATGAGCGGCTGCGCCGGACCCCGTTGCAGTGGCCGGTCCCACCGGTCGAGGGCTCCGGTGGGCAGGACGACCGGAACCCGATCCGCTACCTCAACGACGGCGTCAGCCAGGAGGAGTTCGTCGACGCCGACGGTCACCGGCCCCGGCTCGCGTTCGCCACTCCGTCGCGGCGGGCCGTCTTCCACCCGCGGCCACACCTGGATGCGGCGGAGTTGCCCGATGACGACTATCCGATGGTGCTCAACACCGGTCGGCTGCAACATCAATGGCACACCATGACCAAGACCGGCAAGGTGGACAAGCTCAACAAGCTCAACCCGGCGCCGTTCGTGGAAATCCATCCGCTGGACGCACTGGACCTCGACATCGTCGAGGGGCAGCCGGTCGAGGTGACGTCCCGGCGCGGCCGCGCGGTGCTACCGGCAAAGGTGTCCGACCGGGTACGGCCCGGCAACTGCTTTGCGCCGTTTCACTGGAACGACGAACACGGCGAGTACCTCACCGTCAACGCCGTGACCAACGATGCCGTCGACCCGGACTCGTTGCAGCCGGAGTTCAAGGTGTGCGCCGTCAGCCTGCGTCCGGTCCGCACGGTTGACGGTACCCCGGCAGTGCATCCGCTCGCCGCGGAGATGGGCCTGGGTGCCGCGCACAAGCCGGCCCTGAGCCAGGACGAGAAGATCTATCTGGCAGGGTTTTTCACCGGGCTTCCGGAGGATCCCGTGGGTGTCCCGGTGCTTCCGGCACTGGCGCCGCTGAGCGCGAGGGTGCGGCTGTGGGTGGACGGGGTGCTGGCCGGACGGTATTCACGGACCGGCGACGGTGCACCGGGCGAGCGGTCGGTGCCGGGTGGGCCGCTGGTGTTGTGGGCCTCGCAGACCGGCACCGCCGAAGAGTTCGCGGCGGGGTTGGCAGGTCGCCTCGACGGTGCGACGTTGGTCAACATGGACGACCTCGCGTTGGCAGATCTGGCCACCGCCCGCGACATCCTGGTGGTTACCAGTACATTCGGTGACGGCGGCCCACCGGACAACGGCGCCGACTTCTGGAGCCGCCTGCAGGCCCCGGATGCCCCGCAGTTGCACGGGGTTCGCTATGCGGTGCTCGGCATCGGCGACAAGTCCTACGACAACTTCTGCGGGCACGCGAAATCGCTGGACCAGCGGCTGGCCGATCTGGGTGCCACCAAGCTGCTCGACCGCGCCGACTGCGAGGCCTACGATGACGAGCCGATGCGGCGCTGGGCCGATTCGGTCACCACGGTGCTCACCGGTGCGACGCCCGTCCCGGCCGTGGTCGGCGGCGGCATCCGCACCGTCATACCCACCGAACCCGACGAATTCACCAGGGCCAAGCCGATTCTGGCTGTCCTGGCGCGTAACGAGCTGCTGACGGCACCGAGCGCGGCCAAGGAGGTGCGCCAGTTCGGCTTCGACATCTCCGAGTACGACGTGAGTTACTCGGTCGGCGACTCACTCGGTGTCTACGCCAGCAATGACCCGGCCGTGGTCGACTCCTGGCTGGTCGCCACCGCCCTCAATCCGGACTCGGTGATCGAGGTCGACGGTGTCGAGCAGTCGCTGCGCGATGCCCTCATCGCGTCCTACGACATCTGCCGCGTGACCCCGGACCTGTTGCGATTCGTCGCGGACACCTGCACCGACAAGTCCGCGGCCAAGATCCTGCGTAATTCCGGTGAGCGGCGCAGCAATTGGCTGCACAACCGCAACGGCCTCGACGTCGTGACCGAGTTCGCGGTGCACGCCGAGCCCGAACAGTGGCAGGAGGTGCTGGTCCGGCTGACCCCGCGGAACTACTCGATCTCCTCCAGCCCGCTGGTCAGTCCGCACGAGGTCCAGACGACAGTGTCGGTGGTGCGATACCGCGGCCCCGGCGGGGCGGCGCGGGGTGGGGTGTGTTCCACCTTCCTGTCCGACCGGGCCGCCGCGGCGCCGGTGTTCGTGCAGCACTCACCGCATTTCCGTCCGCCCGAGGACCCGAGCGCGCCGATGATCATGGTCGGCCCGGGTACCGGCGTGGCACCCTTCCGGGGATTTCTGCAGGAGCGTCGCGCGCTGGGGCACGGCGGGCGCAACTGGTTGTTCTTCGGCGATCAGCATCGCGGCGAGAACTTCTACTACCGCGACGACCTGGAGGACATGGTCAGTGACGGCTTTCTGAGCCGGCTGGATCTGGCGTTCTCCCGTGATCAGGCCGATCGGGTGTACGTACAGCACAAGATGCTCGAGCGGGGGGCCGAGCTGTGGCGCTGGCTGGACGACGGCGCCCACTTCTACGTCTGCGGCGACGCCTCCCGGATGGCCAAGGACGTGGATGCCACCCTGACCACGATCCTGCGCGCCCACGGCGGCATGTCCGAGGACGCCGCGCGCGACTACAAGCGGGAACTGGTCGCCCAGAAGCGGTACGTGCGCGACGTCTATTGA